The proteins below are encoded in one region of Bacteroides uniformis:
- a CDS encoding DUF4295 domain-containing protein, protein MAKKAVATLHEGSKEGRSYTKVIKMVKSPKTGAYIFDEQMVRNEDVQNFFKK, encoded by the coding sequence ATGGCAAAGAAAGCGGTAGCAACCTTGCACGAAGGAAGCAAAGAAGGACGTTCTTATACAAAGGTTATCAAAATGGTGAAGTCTCCTAAGACTGGTGCTTACATCTTTGATGAACAGATGGTCCGTAATGAAGATGTTCAGAACTTCTTTAAGAAATAA
- the rpmG gene encoding 50S ribosomal protein L33 has product MAKKAKGNRVQVILECTEHKDSGMPGTSRYITTKNRKNTTERLELKKYNPILKRVTVHKEIK; this is encoded by the coding sequence ATGGCAAAGAAAGCAAAAGGTAACAGAGTACAGGTGATTCTGGAATGCACAGAACACAAGGATAGCGGTATGCCGGGTACTTCTCGTTATATTACGACGAAGAACAGAAAGAATACCACAGAGAGATTGGAGTTGAAGAAATACAACCCGATTCTGAAGAGAGTGACAGTACATAAAGAAATTAAATAA
- the rpmB gene encoding 50S ribosomal protein L28, whose amino-acid sequence MSKICQITGKKAMIGNNVSHSKRRTKRTFDLNLFNKKFYYVEQDCWISLSICANGLRIINKKGLDAALKDAVAKGYCDWKSIKVIG is encoded by the coding sequence ATGTCAAAGATTTGTCAAATTACCGGAAAGAAGGCCATGATTGGCAACAATGTTTCACACTCAAAGAGAAGAACAAAGAGAACCTTTGATTTGAACTTGTTTAACAAGAAGTTCTACTATGTAGAGCAGGATTGCTGGATCAGCCTTAGCATTTGCGCTAATGGTTTGCGCATTATTAATAAGAAAGGACTGGACGCTGCTTTGAAAGATGCGGTAGCTAAAGGTTATTGTGATTGGAAAAGCATTAAAGTTATTGGCTAA
- a CDS encoding CinA family protein — protein MKLEEKVGELLKAKKLSLSTAESCTGGGIAALITSVPGSSEYFNGSIVAYSNEIKMSLLHVSAETLEKHGAVSRETVTEMVKGAMKTLKTDCAVATSGIAGPGGGTPEKPVGTVWIAAAYKNEIVSMKQEGDEGRKGNVEKAIQNALLLLCEKLK, from the coding sequence ATGAAGTTGGAAGAAAAGGTAGGAGAGCTGCTGAAAGCAAAGAAATTGTCCCTTTCCACCGCAGAAAGTTGTACGGGTGGAGGGATTGCCGCTCTGATTACTTCCGTTCCCGGCAGTTCGGAATACTTTAATGGTAGTATAGTGGCGTATTCCAATGAAATAAAGATGTCTTTGCTGCATGTATCTGCCGAAACTTTGGAAAAACATGGAGCAGTAAGCCGCGAAACTGTTACAGAAATGGTGAAAGGTGCGATGAAAACGCTGAAAACAGATTGTGCAGTGGCTACTTCCGGTATTGCAGGTCCTGGAGGTGGGACTCCGGAAAAACCGGTGGGTACGGTGTGGATAGCCGCTGCCTATAAAAATGAAATCGTTTCCATGAAGCAGGAGGGAGACGAGGGAAGAAAGGGAAATGTGGAAAAAGCAATTCAAAATGCCCTTTTGTTGCTTTGTGAGAAGCTGAAATGA
- the tsaD gene encoding tRNA (adenosine(37)-N6)-threonylcarbamoyltransferase complex transferase subunit TsaD: MSTIILGIESSCDDTSAAVIKDGYLLSNVVASQAVHEAYGGVVPELASRAHQQNIVPVVHEALKRAGVTKEELSAVAFTRGPGLMGSLLVGVSFAKGFARSLGIPMIDVNHLTGHVLAHFIKAEGEDNVQPEFPFLCLLVSGGNSQIILVKAYNDMEILGQTIDDAAGEAIDKCSKVMGLGYPGGPIIDKLARQGNPKAFSFSKPHIPGLDYSFSGLKTSFLYSLRDWMKDDPDFIEHHKTDLAASLEATVVDILMDKLRKAAKQYKIKEVAVAGGVSANNGLRNAFREHAGKYGWKIFIPKFSYTTDNAAMIAITGYFKYMDKDFCPMEAPAYSRVTLG, from the coding sequence ATGAGTACAATAATCTTGGGAATAGAATCTTCTTGTGATGACACTTCTGCAGCTGTCATCAAAGATGGTTATCTGCTTTCGAATGTGGTGGCCAGCCAAGCTGTGCATGAAGCATACGGCGGGGTAGTGCCTGAACTGGCTTCCCGCGCGCACCAACAAAATATAGTTCCGGTAGTGCATGAGGCATTGAAACGCGCCGGAGTAACTAAAGAGGAATTGAGTGCTGTGGCTTTTACACGTGGACCGGGATTGATGGGGTCATTGTTGGTGGGGGTATCTTTCGCCAAAGGGTTCGCCCGTTCATTAGGCATTCCCATGATTGATGTTAATCATTTGACTGGCCATGTTTTAGCTCATTTCATTAAAGCAGAAGGTGAAGATAATGTGCAGCCGGAATTTCCTTTCCTCTGCTTGCTGGTTTCCGGTGGAAACTCACAGATTATCTTGGTGAAAGCCTATAACGATATGGAAATTTTGGGGCAGACCATTGATGATGCCGCCGGTGAAGCCATTGACAAATGCTCGAAGGTAATGGGATTGGGATATCCAGGTGGTCCGATTATTGACAAACTGGCTCGGCAAGGTAATCCTAAAGCCTTCTCGTTCAGCAAACCGCATATTCCAGGGTTGGATTATAGTTTCAGCGGACTTAAGACCTCGTTTCTTTACTCTCTGCGCGACTGGATGAAGGACGACCCCGATTTCATCGAACATCACAAGACGGATTTGGCGGCATCACTGGAAGCTACCGTTGTAGATATCTTGATGGATAAGTTGCGCAAAGCTGCCAAACAATATAAAATAAAGGAAGTGGCTGTTGCAGGAGGCGTTTCTGCCAATAACGGATTGCGTAATGCTTTCCGTGAGCATGCCGGGAAGTATGGTTGGAAAATATTTATTCCGAAGTTCAGCTACACAACGGATAACGCTGCCATGATTGCCATTACCGGATACTTCAAGTATATGGATAAGGATTTTTGTCCGATGGAAGCACCTGCTTATTCACGCGTAACTTTAGGATAA
- a CDS encoding translocation/assembly module TamB domain-containing protein translates to MSVFVANELASILDSKISIGRINIGLLNRIIIDDLLLDDQSSKEMLKVTRLSAKFDILPLFSGKISISNIQLFGFNINLNKQTPKDKPNFQFVLDAFASKDTVQKKNNLDLRINSLLIRRGKVSYDVLSEKETPGKFNPQHLRLRNIIANISLKALQNDSINAAIKRLSIEEEHSGFELKKLSLKVIGNDQRMKIENFAIDLPNTSLAMDTIHMDYDSLGAFDNLAQDVRFSFHLLPSQIALQDLSAFVPAFGSFKEKLQVEVQTDGTINQLNCPHLSVSVGNHFYLRGDVSLQDLSHPENAYIFGNLSNLYADPEGIAFFVRNFSKNYNGVPPVLQHLGTVSFRGEVSGYFTDLVTYGQVRTDIGTIQTDVKLSSNKDKGYFAYSGAVKTKEFELGKMLGNKKLGKVTFNLDVNSSHYENQYPSVLLKGLVASIDYSDYNYENITLDGEYKQGGFTGKIALDDTNGSVILNGTINTASRVPTFNFQASIDKFRPHALHLTPNYEDTEISVKVKADFTGGSIDEMNGEINIDSLSFAAPETQYFLDNLKISAIRESENQKRLTIQSNFLQGSIEGDYSYRTLPASVLNIMRRYIPALILPDKKPIETENNFHFDMHIYNTELLSTVFQIPVKVYTHSTIKGYFNDKAQRLRVEGYFPRLRYENKFIESGMFLCENPGDQFHTRLRFSNRKSSGAVNIALEAQAQNNSIQTTLNWGNSSTVTYSGKLAAVAHFIREQKEANENKRKLPPLKTVIDVQPTNVILNDTLWDIHPSQVVLDSGKVYVNDFYFSHKDRHLRINGIVSPHPEDTVRLDLKEINIGYVFDIADLGVNFKGEATGPAFASGVLEKPVMSTDLFIRNLGLNEGLLGDANIHGEWHHDVKGIYLDAHIQEKDIAKSHVYGYVYPLKPTSSLDLQIEAGGTNLKFIHHYMSSITPEFNGRATGHVHFYGKFKALTMEGRVFGDASMKVDVLNTTFSVKDSIYIEPGGLTFRNNRIFDTQGHQGSMSGYLHYQHFKNLEYRFNFNVNDMLVMNTKESPDYPFYGTVYGTGNATIAGNAQDGVNIDVAMTTNRNTTFTYIKDNVSTAVSNQFIKFVDKTPRRAVQDSVRLSDYEIAQKEIEEEKESDTDIRLNLLVDATPDATMKIIMDPIAGDYISGRGTGNIRTEFFNKGDVKMFGSYRISQGVYKFSLQEVIRKDFIIRDGSTITFNGSPLDATLDIKAGYTVNSASLNDLMPNEATSGYISQTNVKVNCMMDLTGQLTSPDVKFDIELPNERDEVQAIVRNYIPTDEQMNMQILYLLAIGKFYTPENLGATQNSNMMSSVVSSTLSGQLNNALSNILDVNNWNFGTNFSTGERGWTDMEFETMLSGQLLNNRLLINGNFGYRDNPMANTNFVGDFEAEWLVNRSGDIRLKAYNETNDRYYTRTNLTTQGIGIIFKKDFNKWSELLFWNRWKLNRLRKEQEIKQDTLSTDKINTERQIPEAQSKRKREQK, encoded by the coding sequence ATGTCTGTATTTGTTGCCAATGAACTGGCTTCCATACTGGACAGCAAGATTTCCATTGGGCGAATAAACATAGGATTGCTGAACCGCATCATCATCGACGACCTGCTCCTGGACGACCAGTCTAGCAAGGAAATGCTGAAGGTGACCCGTCTTTCTGCCAAATTCGATATTCTCCCCCTATTCAGCGGCAAAATATCCATCAGTAACATACAATTGTTCGGCTTTAACATCAATCTGAACAAGCAGACTCCCAAGGATAAACCTAATTTTCAGTTTGTACTCGACGCATTCGCATCCAAAGATACGGTTCAAAAGAAAAATAACCTGGATCTCCGTATCAATTCCTTACTGATACGCCGCGGAAAGGTTTCATATGATGTGCTGTCCGAGAAAGAGACTCCGGGAAAGTTCAATCCACAGCATCTCCGCTTGCGTAACATTATTGCAAACATCTCCCTAAAAGCATTGCAAAATGATTCTATCAATGCTGCCATCAAGCGTCTGAGCATCGAAGAAGAACATTCCGGATTTGAATTGAAGAAACTAAGCCTAAAGGTTATCGGCAATGACCAACGGATGAAAATCGAAAATTTCGCCATCGACCTCCCCAACACCTCTTTGGCAATGGATACTATACACATGGATTATGACAGTCTGGGGGCGTTTGACAATCTTGCCCAAGATGTCCGTTTCTCATTCCATTTGCTGCCCTCTCAAATCGCCTTGCAGGATTTATCGGCTTTTGTTCCGGCTTTTGGTTCCTTCAAGGAAAAATTGCAAGTAGAGGTACAGACAGACGGCACCATCAATCAACTGAATTGCCCGCACCTTTCCGTCTCTGTCGGAAATCATTTTTATCTGAGGGGAGACGTATCTCTACAAGACCTTTCCCATCCGGAAAATGCTTATATATTCGGTAATTTGTCCAATTTGTACGCAGACCCGGAAGGAATTGCCTTCTTTGTCCGGAATTTCAGCAAGAACTATAATGGAGTACCTCCCGTCCTGCAACACTTAGGAACGGTTTCCTTCCGTGGAGAAGTCTCGGGCTACTTCACAGACCTCGTAACTTACGGACAAGTACGCACTGACATCGGAACCATCCAAACTGACGTAAAACTAAGTTCTAACAAAGATAAAGGTTATTTTGCCTATTCCGGTGCAGTGAAAACCAAAGAGTTTGAGCTGGGCAAGATGCTGGGTAACAAAAAACTGGGTAAAGTAACTTTCAATCTGGATGTCAACAGCAGCCATTACGAAAACCAATACCCGTCCGTACTGCTGAAAGGGCTGGTTGCCTCCATTGATTACAGCGACTACAATTACGAAAATATCACCCTAGATGGAGAATACAAGCAGGGAGGCTTCACGGGAAAAATCGCCTTGGATGACACCAATGGTTCTGTTATTTTGAACGGTACCATCAATACCGCCAGTCGGGTACCGACTTTCAACTTTCAGGCAAGCATCGACAAATTTCGTCCTCATGCCCTACATCTGACACCCAACTATGAAGATACGGAAATATCAGTCAAAGTCAAGGCGGACTTCACCGGCGGTTCCATTGACGAGATGAACGGTGAAATCAACATTGACAGCTTATCGTTCGCAGCTCCGGAAACACAATACTTCCTGGACAACCTGAAGATATCCGCCATAAGAGAAAGCGAAAACCAGAAACGGCTGACCATCCAATCCAACTTTCTCCAAGGTAGCATAGAAGGCGATTATTCTTATCGTACCCTGCCTGCCAGTGTACTGAATATCATGCGTCGTTATATCCCCGCCTTGATTCTGCCAGACAAGAAACCCATAGAGACGGAGAACAATTTCCATTTCGACATGCACATTTACAATACGGAACTGCTCTCCACCGTCTTTCAGATTCCGGTAAAAGTATATACCCATTCCACCATTAAAGGATACTTCAATGACAAGGCACAGCGGCTCCGTGTAGAAGGCTATTTTCCTCGTCTCCGCTATGAAAACAAATTCATCGAATCCGGAATGTTCCTTTGCGAGAATCCCGGTGACCAGTTTCATACACGCCTACGCTTCAGCAACCGTAAATCAAGCGGCGCTGTCAATATAGCTTTAGAAGCGCAAGCCCAGAACAACAGCATACAGACCACGCTGAACTGGGGTAACAGCAGCACTGTAACCTACAGCGGGAAACTCGCCGCCGTCGCCCACTTCATCCGTGAACAGAAAGAAGCGAATGAAAACAAGAGGAAACTTCCCCCCTTAAAAACCGTCATTGATGTCCAGCCCACCAACGTGATACTGAACGATACACTGTGGGATATACATCCTTCCCAGGTAGTACTCGACTCCGGCAAAGTGTATGTCAATGATTTCTACTTCAGCCATAAAGACCGGCACTTGCGTATCAATGGCATCGTTTCACCACATCCCGAAGATACAGTACGTCTGGATTTGAAGGAAATCAACATCGGTTATGTGTTCGACATTGCAGACCTCGGAGTCAATTTCAAAGGAGAAGCCACCGGTCCGGCTTTCGCCAGCGGAGTACTGGAAAAACCCGTCATGAGCACCGATTTGTTTATCCGCAACCTCGGATTGAACGAAGGCTTGCTGGGGGACGCCAACATACACGGAGAATGGCATCACGATGTGAAGGGCATCTATCTGGATGCCCATATCCAGGAGAAAGATATCGCCAAAAGCCATGTGTATGGCTATGTCTATCCCTTGAAGCCCACCAGTTCATTGGATCTCCAAATTGAAGCGGGCGGTACCAACTTGAAGTTTATACATCATTATATGAGCAGCATCACGCCCGAATTCAACGGACGTGCCACCGGCCATGTACATTTCTATGGCAAATTCAAGGCTCTCACCATGGAAGGGCGTGTATTCGGCGATGCTTCCATGAAGGTAGACGTGCTCAACACCACTTTCTCCGTCAAAGACAGCATCTACATCGAGCCCGGCGGGTTGACCTTCCGCAACAACCGCATTTTCGACACGCAAGGGCATCAAGGCAGCATGAGCGGCTATCTGCACTATCAGCATTTCAAGAACCTGGAGTACCGTTTCAATTTCAATGTCAACGACATGCTGGTGATGAATACCAAAGAATCACCGGACTATCCCTTCTACGGCACCGTCTACGGTACGGGGAATGCCACTATTGCCGGTAATGCCCAAGATGGCGTTAACATTGACGTTGCAATGACTACCAATCGTAACACCACCTTTACCTATATAAAGGATAACGTATCTACAGCGGTCAGCAACCAGTTCATCAAGTTTGTGGACAAGACGCCACGCCGTGCCGTACAAGACTCTGTCCGCCTTTCCGACTACGAGATTGCCCAAAAGGAAATCGAGGAAGAGAAAGAGAGCGACACTGACATCCGGCTGAATCTCTTGGTAGACGCCACCCCCGACGCTACCATGAAGATTATCATGGACCCTATCGCCGGCGACTATATCAGTGGACGGGGAACCGGAAATATCCGTACTGAGTTCTTCAATAAAGGAGATGTAAAGATGTTCGGCAGTTACCGAATAAGCCAGGGAGTCTATAAATTCAGTCTGCAAGAGGTTATCCGAAAGGACTTTATTATCAGGGATGGAAGTACCATTACATTCAACGGTTCGCCGCTGGATGCCACTCTGGACATAAAAGCAGGCTATACGGTCAACTCAGCATCCTTAAATGACCTAATGCCCAACGAGGCAACCTCCGGCTACATCAGCCAAACAAATGTAAAAGTGAACTGTATGATGGACCTTACCGGACAATTGACTTCACCCGATGTAAAATTCGACATCGAGCTGCCCAACGAACGCGATGAAGTGCAGGCCATTGTCCGTAACTATATTCCTACTGACGAGCAAATGAACATGCAGATACTCTATCTGTTGGCTATCGGCAAGTTCTATACCCCGGAAAACTTGGGAGCCACCCAGAATTCGAATATGATGTCCAGTGTTGTTTCATCCACCCTTTCCGGACAGTTGAATAACGCTTTATCGAACATTCTCGATGTTAATAACTGGAACTTCGGCACCAATTTCAGTACCGGTGAAAGAGGCTGGACAGACATGGAGTTCGAGACCATGCTTTCGGGGCAATTATTGAATAACCGACTACTTATCAATGGTAATTTTGGTTATCGTGACAATCCGATGGCAAATACCAATTTTGTGGGAGACTTTGAAGCGGAATGGCTCGTCAACCGTTCCGGAGACATCCGCCTGAAAGCGTACAACGAAACGAACGACCGCTACTACACCCGGACAAATCTGACAACACAAGGTATTGGTATTATCTTCAAAAAGGATTTCAACAAATGGAGTGAACTCCTTTTCTGGAACAGATGGAAACTCAACCGGCTGAGAAAGGAACAAGAAATAAAACAAGATACTCTATCCACTGATAAAATAAACACAGAACGGCAGATACCCGAGGCACAATCAAAGCGGAAAAGGGAGCAAAAGTAA
- the dnaB gene encoding replicative DNA helicase encodes MAEQRRTSRTPKGKAPQPVTDYGRIQPQAPELEEAVLGALMIEKDAYSLVSEILRPESFYEHRHQLIYSAITDLAVNQKPVDILTVKEQLSKRGELEEVGGPFYITQLSSKVASSAHIEYHARIIAQKALARELITFTSNIQSKAFDETLDVDDLMQEAEGKLFEISQQNMKKDYTQINPVIAEAYDLIQKAAARTDGLSGLESGYTKLDKMTSGWQKSDLIIIAARPAMGKTAFVLSMAKNIAVNFRNPVALFSLEMSNVQLVNRLISNVCEIPSEKIKSGQLADYEWQQLDYKLRDLLDAPLYVDDTPSLSVFELRTKARRLVREHGVKIIIIDYLQLMNASGMSFGSRQEEVSTISRSLKGLAKELNIPIIALSQLNRGVENREGEEGKRPQLSDLRESGAIEQDADMVCFIHRPEYYKIYTSADGSDLRGMAEIIIAKHRNGAVGDVRLRFIGQYTRFQNPEDDMVIPPPTEGGGATFGSRMNAPIGSTATPPPPSAADFPPQTDNPFGGVGSDGPLPF; translated from the coding sequence GTGGCAGAACAAAGAAGAACATCCCGTACTCCGAAAGGAAAGGCACCACAGCCCGTAACAGACTACGGACGTATCCAGCCGCAAGCGCCGGAGCTGGAAGAAGCTGTCTTGGGAGCCTTGATGATTGAGAAGGACGCTTATTCGCTGGTAAGTGAAATTCTTCGTCCGGAGTCATTCTATGAGCATAGACATCAGTTGATATATTCCGCTATTACCGATTTGGCCGTGAACCAGAAGCCGGTCGATATCCTCACCGTGAAGGAGCAGCTTTCAAAGCGGGGAGAATTGGAGGAAGTGGGCGGCCCGTTCTATATTACCCAACTTAGCAGTAAGGTGGCATCTTCTGCACACATCGAATACCATGCACGTATCATTGCGCAGAAAGCTTTGGCACGTGAATTGATTACTTTTACCAGTAATATCCAGAGCAAGGCTTTCGACGAGACGCTGGACGTGGACGACCTGATGCAGGAGGCCGAAGGAAAGCTGTTCGAGATTTCCCAGCAGAACATGAAGAAGGATTATACACAAATTAATCCCGTCATTGCCGAAGCCTATGATTTGATTCAGAAAGCTGCCGCCCGTACCGATGGTTTGAGTGGCTTGGAAAGTGGGTATACCAAGCTGGACAAGATGACTTCCGGATGGCAGAAGTCCGACCTCATCATTATTGCAGCCCGTCCTGCCATGGGTAAAACGGCGTTCGTACTTTCCATGGCAAAAAACATTGCCGTGAATTTCCGCAATCCCGTAGCGCTGTTCTCGCTTGAAATGAGTAACGTGCAGCTGGTGAACCGTCTGATATCCAACGTGTGCGAGATTCCGAGTGAGAAAATCAAGAGTGGCCAGTTGGCGGACTATGAATGGCAGCAGTTGGATTACAAACTGCGTGACTTGCTGGATGCTCCGCTTTATGTGGATGATACGCCTTCTTTGTCGGTATTCGAACTCCGTACGAAGGCACGGCGTCTGGTACGTGAGCACGGAGTGAAGATTATCATCATCGACTACCTTCAGCTGATGAATGCAAGCGGAATGTCTTTCGGCAGCCGTCAGGAAGAAGTTAGTACCATTTCGCGTTCATTGAAAGGTTTGGCCAAGGAGCTGAACATTCCTATCATCGCTCTGTCGCAGTTGAACCGTGGTGTGGAGAACCGTGAAGGCGAGGAAGGCAAGCGTCCCCAGTTGAGCGACCTTCGTGAATCCGGTGCCATCGAGCAGGATGCCGATATGGTGTGCTTCATTCACCGTCCCGAATATTACAAGATTTATACTTCTGCCGATGGCAGTGACTTGCGCGGTATGGCGGAAATCATCATAGCAAAGCACCGTAACGGTGCTGTGGGGGATGTGCGTCTGAGATTTATCGGACAGTACACCCGTTTCCAGAATCCGGAGGATGATATGGTTATCCCACCTCCGACGGAGGGTGGAGGAGCTACATTCGGTTCACGTATGAATGCGCCTATCGGAAGTACGGCAACACCGCCACCTCCATCGGCTGCTGATTTTCCGCCACAGACGGACAACCCGTTTGGAGGTGTGGGGTCGGATGGGCCATTACCTTTCTGA